One Cryptomeria japonica chromosome 9, Sugi_1.0, whole genome shotgun sequence genomic window carries:
- the LOC131858491 gene encoding uncharacterized protein LOC131858491 translates to MVAAYAGNLRDNMITQDEGMALLWGLKMVNSIGIKHLEIEGDSQIIIDSIKGNASAGWRVEPILRDITYFLVKMEDFTICHIFREGNRVVDSMAAEGRLQNDLRCWRDSNLLPITIKEILEKEKALFKERTTPSAQ, encoded by the coding sequence ATGGTTGCAGCCTATGCTGGCAACCTAAGGGATAATATGATCACTCAAGATGAAGGAATGGCCCTCCTTTGGGGTCTGAAAATGGTTAACTCCATAGGAATAAAGCATCtcgaaattgaaggagattctcaaATCATTATCGATTCTATCAAAGGAAATGCTTCAGCAGGATGGAGAGTGGAACCCATTCTGAGGGACATCACCTACTTTCtggtcaaaatggaggacttcactaTATGCCACATATTCAGAGAAGGAAACAGAGTCGTCGATTCCATGGCGGCTGAAGGAAGACTGCAAAATGACTTACGATGCTGGAGGGACTCCAATCTGCTGCCAATCACCATCaaggaaatcttggaaaaggaaaaggccCTTTTCAAGGAAAGGACAACCCCCTCCGCTCAATGA